Proteins co-encoded in one Bacteroidota bacterium genomic window:
- a CDS encoding restriction endonuclease — protein sequence MAKLNLKLKQAQPNTDKYLSFCDAAETILLKERKPLSHRDLAKKALQEKLIQTESKTPEISMHVSLRSEIRRREQRNEPQRFVFLGNGLFTLVELLTGAPAKKTQSAIEQVRQSRKEACDELYKRLTSKNQGDNFETMVADLLIALSYQNVEVIGGKDDQGVDILCEKRDGVTKMRVAIQCKCKKLENRIGPKDVSTLRDNLSTYQCQQGILITTSELNEDAKTKAKEAGKDPIHFIEHDEILDLFAEHNIGMRSEPVKYYQVDASQYEFLK from the coding sequence ATGGCAAAGCTCAACCTAAAGTTAAAACAAGCTCAGCCGAACACTGACAAGTATCTGTCTTTCTGTGATGCTGCTGAAACCATACTGCTGAAGGAACGCAAACCCCTTAGCCACCGAGACCTTGCTAAGAAGGCTTTGCAGGAAAAGCTGATTCAGACTGAGTCGAAAACCCCTGAAATCTCGATGCACGTTTCCCTTCGAAGTGAGATCAGGCGGCGTGAACAGAGAAACGAGCCTCAACGTTTCGTATTTCTTGGTAATGGCCTTTTCACATTGGTTGAGTTGCTGACTGGCGCACCTGCAAAGAAGACACAGAGTGCCATCGAACAGGTTCGTCAATCCCGTAAGGAAGCGTGCGATGAACTCTACAAAAGACTGACCTCAAAGAATCAAGGGGACAACTTCGAGACAATGGTGGCCGACCTTCTGATCGCCCTTAGCTATCAAAATGTAGAGGTAATAGGAGGAAAGGATGATCAAGGGGTTGACATCCTTTGTGAAAAGAGAGATGGGGTCACTAAGATGCGGGTTGCCATCCAATGCAAGTGCAAGAAACTCGAGAACCGAATCGGACCTAAAGACGTAAGTACGCTAAGAGACAACTTATCAACTTATCAATGTCAGCAGGGAATCCTCATTACCACTAGTGAACTGAACGAGGATGCAAAGACAAAGGCGAAGGAGGCTGGTAAGGACCCAATACATTTCATTGAACATGATGAGATTCTTGACCTCTTTGCCGAGCACAATATTGGAATGAGAAGTGAGCCCGTCAAATACTACCAAGTTGACGCTTCCCAATATGAGTTTCTCAAATGA
- a CDS encoding choice-of-anchor J domain-containing protein translates to MKLLRVALLTVVLAAISVGQELLPVRSPIAVGEQASVAPQHQAVIRGVLRDMNTFVPPPSTLNRPATATFIVTYNGFTPQAQAAFQHAVNIWASLLTSTVPIRVTANWTALPPNVLGSAGASTLYRDFPNAPQAGTWYAVAVAEKLAGADLNQTTDSDINANFSSAIPNWYFGTDGNTPSGQFDFVTIVLHELGHGLSFFGSMTVSSGQGSWGGGTAFPYIYDRYAENGSAQALLNTSLFPNPSVALATQLQSNNLFFNGPQAVAANGGVRPRLYAPGSWIQGSSYSHLDEATYPAGNQHSLMTPEIGTAEAIHSPGGITLGMFRDMGWTTGGGGSSNIKFEERFTTTTIPAGWRVVDNDGGGTPLAFRQLLVFQSGDTIRPQIGTSFWFGSFNGANASGRIDEWLIGPRINNIAVGDTLSFWAGAIGGQFNDSLRVWISTTDSNRTSFTNMIAYFRVPGPIRSWHEFKFPLSQFAGSHIFFAVNYFIVDGGPSGTHSDNVWIDHFTVTSVGSSSVPERRPGEIPVAMALEQNYPNPFNPATKIRFDLLTPEHATLKVFDMLGREVTTLVDAPLNAGSYESTFDAGRLSSGMYFYRLQAGTFSETRRMMLLK, encoded by the coding sequence ATGAAACTATTGCGAGTTGCTTTACTGACTGTTGTTCTTGCCGCCATATCGGTGGGGCAAGAATTGCTGCCGGTTCGTTCACCAATTGCTGTTGGCGAGCAAGCATCCGTTGCGCCGCAGCATCAGGCGGTTATTCGGGGCGTTTTGCGCGATATGAATACGTTTGTTCCCCCTCCGTCTACGCTCAACCGTCCTGCCACCGCAACATTCATCGTCACCTACAACGGATTCACGCCGCAGGCGCAGGCGGCGTTTCAACATGCCGTGAATATCTGGGCGTCGTTGCTCACTTCGACTGTCCCGATCAGGGTGACGGCGAACTGGACTGCGTTGCCTCCGAACGTTCTCGGATCGGCGGGCGCCTCCACGTTGTACCGCGATTTTCCGAACGCGCCGCAAGCGGGAACATGGTACGCTGTTGCTGTTGCCGAGAAACTCGCGGGAGCAGATCTCAACCAGACAACCGATTCCGACATTAATGCCAACTTCAGCAGCGCAATCCCCAACTGGTACTTCGGCACCGACGGCAATACACCCTCCGGCCAGTTTGATTTTGTGACGATTGTGTTGCACGAACTCGGCCACGGCTTGTCGTTCTTCGGATCGATGACGGTTTCATCCGGGCAGGGAAGTTGGGGCGGAGGCACGGCGTTCCCGTATATTTATGATCGCTACGCGGAGAATGGTTCGGCACAAGCGCTGTTGAATACATCTCTCTTCCCGAATCCGTCCGTGGCGCTTGCAACACAACTTCAAAGCAACAACCTCTTCTTCAACGGACCGCAAGCCGTTGCCGCGAACGGCGGTGTTCGTCCCCGGCTGTACGCTCCGGGTTCCTGGATTCAAGGCTCGAGCTACTCGCATTTGGATGAAGCGACGTATCCGGCGGGGAACCAGCATTCACTCATGACTCCCGAAATCGGAACGGCGGAAGCCATCCATTCTCCGGGCGGGATTACGTTGGGAATGTTCCGCGATATGGGATGGACGACAGGTGGCGGCGGAAGCTCGAACATCAAGTTTGAAGAACGCTTCACCACCACAACAATTCCTGCCGGATGGCGCGTGGTCGACAACGACGGCGGCGGCACTCCGCTCGCGTTTCGCCAACTGCTTGTCTTCCAGAGCGGTGATACCATCCGCCCGCAAATCGGCACAAGTTTCTGGTTCGGCAGCTTCAACGGAGCCAATGCCAGCGGCCGCATTGATGAATGGCTGATTGGCCCGAGAATCAACAACATTGCGGTCGGCGATACGCTCAGCTTCTGGGCCGGAGCAATCGGCGGGCAATTCAACGACTCGCTGCGTGTCTGGATTTCCACAACGGACAGTAACCGAACGAGCTTCACCAACATGATCGCCTATTTCAGAGTGCCCGGCCCCATCCGGTCGTGGCATGAGTTCAAGTTCCCTCTCTCGCAGTTCGCCGGCTCGCATATTTTCTTCGCCGTGAATTATTTCATCGTTGATGGCGGCCCGAGCGGCACGCATTCGGACAATGTGTGGATTGATCACTTCACCGTCACGTCGGTTGGTTCGTCCTCTGTTCCGGAACGTCGTCCGGGTGAAATTCCCGTTGCGATGGCGCTTGAGCAGAACTATCCGAATCCGTTTAACCCGGCAACAAAAATCCGCTTCGACCTTCTGACGCCCGAACATGCAACACTCAAAGTGTTTGACATGTTGGGGAGAGAAGTGACAACGCTGGTTGACGCACCGCTCAATGCCGGCAGCTACGAATCGACATTCGATGCCGGGCGGCTTTCGAGCGGGATGTATTTCTACCGGTTGCAGGCAGGAACATTCAGTGAAACGAGGCGTATGATGTTGCTGAAGTAG
- a CDS encoding rhodanese-like domain-containing protein, producing the protein MKSVTVDELKHMMDANEDFQLIDVREQREKDFADIGGELIPMGVVLLHADKISRDKKVVVYCRSGNRSGRIIAELQRRFGFPNLYNLTGGILAWSDKIDHSIKKY; encoded by the coding sequence ATCAAATCCGTCACCGTCGATGAACTCAAACATATGATGGATGCGAATGAGGACTTCCAACTGATTGATGTTCGTGAGCAACGGGAGAAAGATTTTGCCGATATCGGCGGCGAGTTGATTCCGATGGGAGTGGTTCTTCTTCATGCCGACAAGATTAGCAGGGACAAGAAAGTCGTAGTCTACTGTCGAAGCGGAAACAGAAGCGGCCGGATTATTGCCGAGTTGCAGCGCCGTTTCGGATTCCCCAATCTCTACAACCTTACCGGGGGCATTCTCGCCTGGTCCGACAAGATCGACCACTCAATCAAAAAATACTGA
- a CDS encoding 4-phosphoerythronate dehydrogenase: protein MRVVVDAKLPHAATAFGLFGEVRILPTQQITRQSIADADAVLVRSETKVNGDLLDGTKVRFVGTATIGTDHVDLEYVNRHRITFASCPGSNANSVAEYVLAALLETSFMLGFTLKGKTLGVVGHGNTGSRVARKAEAIGMRVLLNDPPLARLSGDTRYLPLDALMDADVISLHVPLTKSGDDPTYHIFDERRLSAMQKGSILVNSSRGAVVDTQSLKKMIREQHVRACVLDVWEREPDIDIDMLQLALIGTPHIAGYSYDGKVNATRMLRQALGEFVHQPVAGDVVDDTGDLKEIRLSQTDPLFEAMLRSAVRECYNIEEDDRRLRHLTSLAPELRADHFRQLRANYPIRREFHNYHINPRNLPAEAAQILSAVGFSLHTKRKNHD from the coding sequence ATGCGAGTTGTTGTGGACGCCAAACTTCCCCACGCAGCAACGGCATTCGGCCTGTTTGGCGAGGTCAGAATTCTTCCCACACAACAGATAACCCGTCAGTCGATTGCAGACGCCGATGCCGTGCTCGTCCGCTCTGAGACGAAGGTAAACGGAGACTTGCTTGACGGAACGAAGGTTCGCTTTGTCGGTACTGCAACAATCGGCACCGATCATGTTGATCTGGAGTATGTGAACAGGCACAGAATCACATTTGCAAGTTGTCCCGGCAGCAATGCAAACTCGGTCGCCGAATACGTCCTCGCGGCGTTGCTCGAAACAAGCTTCATGCTGGGGTTCACCCTGAAAGGCAAAACGCTCGGCGTGGTGGGGCATGGAAATACGGGAAGCAGAGTTGCGCGGAAAGCTGAAGCGATCGGCATGCGAGTGTTGCTGAATGATCCGCCCCTTGCACGCTTGTCGGGCGATACGCGCTATCTTCCACTTGACGCATTGATGGATGCCGACGTTATTTCTCTTCACGTTCCACTCACAAAGTCAGGCGATGATCCAACGTATCATATTTTTGATGAACGACGGCTCTCGGCGATGCAGAAGGGAAGTATCCTTGTCAATTCCTCCCGGGGTGCTGTTGTTGACACTCAGTCACTCAAGAAGATGATTCGGGAACAGCATGTGAGGGCGTGTGTTCTCGATGTGTGGGAGCGAGAGCCTGACATTGATATCGACATGCTTCAGCTGGCGTTGATCGGAACACCTCATATTGCGGGCTACTCGTATGACGGGAAGGTGAACGCGACACGAATGCTGCGACAAGCGCTTGGAGAGTTCGTGCACCAACCGGTTGCAGGTGACGTTGTCGACGATACAGGTGACTTGAAGGAGATCAGGTTGTCGCAGACCGACCCGCTGTTTGAAGCGATGCTGCGTTCTGCTGTGAGAGAGTGCTACAACATTGAAGAAGACGATAGACGCCTGCGGCATCTCACATCGCTCGCGCCTGAGCTGCGGGCGGACCACTTCCGGCAGTTGCGGGCGAACTATCCGATCAGAAGAGAATTCCACAATTACCATATCAATCCCCGAAACCTCCCGGCGGAAGCGGCTCAAATCCTCTCCGCGGTAGGTTTCTCACTTCACACAAAGAGAAAGAACCATGACTAA
- a CDS encoding GNAT family N-acetyltransferase, with amino-acid sequence MTKEITLTSWPIPAPEKLEGKHVRIARLNPDADIDDLYEVSHAKQEYNVLWKYMHYGPFRDKKEMYEWLIGLKESTDPLFYTVFSKQLNKRVGMYAIMNVEPNDGRVELGNIWYSPLVQKTIVNSEATFLFLSYLFDELKYRRVEWKCDDENEASKYAAVRLGFSYEGLFRQHMVVKGKNRDTAWFAMLDSEWPERKGDFERYFANPGLSLTKLHGKQEHSLPKDQQ; translated from the coding sequence ATGACTAAAGAAATCACCCTGACTTCCTGGCCCATCCCCGCTCCGGAGAAACTTGAGGGCAAGCACGTCCGTATTGCGCGCCTCAACCCTGATGCAGATATCGATGACCTTTACGAAGTCTCCCACGCAAAGCAGGAGTACAATGTGTTGTGGAAGTACATGCACTACGGTCCGTTTCGCGACAAGAAGGAAATGTATGAATGGCTGATTGGCCTGAAGGAGAGTACCGATCCGCTGTTCTATACCGTCTTCAGCAAGCAGCTCAACAAAAGAGTCGGCATGTATGCAATCATGAATGTAGAGCCGAATGACGGCCGGGTTGAGCTGGGGAACATCTGGTACAGCCCGCTCGTACAGAAAACGATTGTGAATTCGGAGGCGACGTTTCTCTTTCTTTCCTATCTCTTTGACGAACTGAAGTACCGCAGAGTGGAATGGAAATGCGACGACGAGAACGAAGCAAGCAAATACGCCGCAGTCCGGCTTGGATTTTCGTATGAAGGATTGTTCCGGCAACACATGGTCGTGAAAGGCAAGAATCGCGATACGGCATGGTTCGCCATGCTCGATAGCGAGTGGCCCGAGCGCAAGGGTGATTTCGAGCGGTACTTCGCCAACCCCGGACTTTCGCTTACCAAACTTCATGGCAAGCAGGAACATTCATTACCGAAGGATCAGCAGTAG
- the ppk1 gene encoding polyphosphate kinase 1, with the protein MKNRDLSWLGFNHRVLQEAADPAVPLYERIKFLAIWSSNLDEFFRVRVASLRALARLKKKTKRKLDVEPERLLKRLLKVVWLQQEESGEIFKKRIKKDLAKEGIFLVRENELSKKQKEMVISHFHTTVLPKLSPVFLSAEKAPPFLHNRTLYLVVRLRRKSEEPKKQPEQYALVEIPTAIVPRFFSIEGGEHHHYILFLDDVVRLGLDDVFPQHFVSGAYAVKLTRDAELELGDEYSGDLLEKIKKALGKRSEGVPARFLYDTEMPKKLLLFLQRMFELADDDLIPGSRYHNFSDFFSFPNPKAPSLLYEPMPPLPVFDNEDSIFRVMQERDTIIHFPYHSYDSVVRFLSEAADDESVRSIKITLYRVARNSKVVGHLLRAANNGKSVTVFVEVKARFDEESNIFWAEELEKAGARVLYSIPNLKVHAKLCLVTREESDGTRRYAYFSTGNFNEAAATQYTDFGFFTSDKRLTNEAEKIFQVLHRGKNNVACEHLLVSPFSMRTGFEALIGREIKHAKKGREARIAAKMNSLEDPGMIERLYEASNAGVQVRLIVRGICCLIPGIKGMSENIEVTSIVDRFLEHTRVFLFHNNGNQQVYLSSADWMRRNLDRRIEVAFPIYDKQIQHRLKEILDMQLCDNVKARIIDKKVSNRIRSAQDGITVRSQSAAYELWRDSFPRP; encoded by the coding sequence TTGAAGAACCGCGACCTCAGTTGGCTCGGGTTCAACCACCGCGTGCTGCAGGAAGCCGCCGACCCTGCGGTTCCATTGTATGAGCGCATCAAATTTCTCGCCATCTGGTCGTCGAATCTTGATGAGTTCTTTCGCGTGCGTGTTGCCTCGTTGCGCGCTTTGGCGCGGCTCAAGAAAAAGACAAAACGAAAACTCGATGTCGAGCCGGAAAGACTTCTCAAGAGGCTTCTGAAGGTTGTCTGGCTGCAGCAGGAGGAATCTGGAGAGATCTTCAAGAAACGTATCAAGAAGGATTTGGCAAAGGAAGGGATATTCCTCGTACGGGAAAATGAGTTGAGCAAAAAGCAGAAAGAGATGGTGATCTCCCACTTTCATACCACCGTTCTCCCGAAGCTCTCGCCTGTGTTTTTGAGCGCGGAAAAGGCGCCTCCGTTTCTTCATAATCGTACGCTGTATCTGGTTGTCCGTCTCCGGCGCAAGTCCGAAGAGCCCAAGAAACAGCCCGAACAGTATGCTCTCGTTGAGATTCCGACCGCTATCGTGCCCCGGTTCTTTTCCATTGAAGGCGGAGAGCATCACCACTACATCCTTTTTCTTGACGATGTTGTTCGTCTCGGGTTGGATGATGTGTTCCCGCAACATTTCGTTTCTGGCGCTTACGCAGTGAAGTTGACCCGCGATGCCGAGTTGGAGTTGGGTGATGAGTATAGCGGAGATCTTCTCGAAAAGATAAAAAAAGCGCTCGGAAAACGCAGCGAAGGTGTTCCTGCTCGCTTTCTGTACGATACCGAGATGCCGAAGAAGCTTCTCCTTTTCCTGCAGAGGATGTTCGAGCTTGCGGATGATGATCTCATTCCGGGAAGCCGGTATCACAATTTCAGCGATTTCTTCTCGTTCCCGAATCCCAAAGCGCCTTCTCTGCTGTACGAACCAATGCCGCCGTTGCCGGTATTTGACAATGAGGATTCAATATTCCGGGTCATGCAAGAGAGGGATACGATCATCCATTTCCCGTACCACTCGTACGACAGTGTGGTACGGTTTCTCAGCGAGGCCGCTGATGACGAGTCGGTTCGTTCAATCAAGATCACTTTGTATAGAGTTGCGAGAAACTCCAAGGTTGTCGGGCACCTCCTGCGGGCGGCGAACAACGGGAAAAGCGTAACGGTGTTCGTTGAAGTGAAAGCGCGCTTCGACGAAGAGTCGAACATCTTCTGGGCCGAAGAGTTGGAGAAGGCGGGCGCACGAGTGTTGTACAGTATTCCCAATCTGAAAGTGCACGCAAAGCTCTGCCTTGTCACACGGGAGGAAAGCGACGGCACACGGCGGTATGCCTATTTCAGTACGGGAAATTTCAATGAAGCGGCCGCTACCCAGTATACTGATTTCGGGTTCTTTACTTCCGACAAACGCCTCACGAACGAGGCGGAAAAAATTTTCCAAGTTCTGCACAGGGGGAAGAACAACGTTGCATGCGAGCATCTTCTTGTCTCGCCGTTTTCGATGCGAACAGGTTTTGAAGCACTGATCGGGAGGGAAATCAAGCACGCCAAAAAGGGGCGTGAAGCACGAATAGCCGCAAAAATGAATTCGCTCGAAGATCCCGGTATGATCGAAAGACTGTACGAGGCCAGTAACGCCGGTGTGCAGGTGAGGCTCATCGTGCGCGGCATTTGCTGCCTGATTCCCGGCATCAAGGGAATGAGTGAGAACATTGAAGTCACCAGCATCGTCGACCGGTTTCTTGAACACACCCGTGTGTTTCTGTTTCACAACAACGGAAACCAACAGGTGTATCTTTCCTCCGCTGATTGGATGAGGCGGAACCTTGACAGACGCATTGAAGTTGCGTTCCCGATCTATGACAAGCAGATTCAGCATCGGCTGAAGGAAATCCTCGACATGCAGCTTTGTGACAATGTGAAAGCACGCATTATCGACAAGAAGGTCAGTAACCGCATACGTTCTGCACAAGATGGGATCACAGTACGATCACAATCTGCCGCCTATGAACTGTGGCGCGACTCGTTTCCTCGTCCCTGA
- a CDS encoding dihydrodipicolinate synthase family protein produces MTTTWSGIFSAVTTKFDKDGRLDFPAMEKHFNFQIESGVHGLIVLGSLGENVTLAPIEKQDVLKVALSVSGGRVPVLSGVAETSTAMACNYIKQAQANGANGFMVMPAMVYPADRRETLEYFRSVAAASDVPIMLYNNPVSYKVDLTPDMFAELADEPKFVALKESSDNVRRITDIVNAVGNRYQIFTGVDDLAMESLMLGAVGWVAGLVCAFPKETVVLYKLVKAGRMEEALKLYRWFMPLLHLDVSTKFVQNIKLAEAMAGVGTEYVRAPRMRLEGDERRRVEQIVSTALKTRPDLPNI; encoded by the coding sequence ATGACAACAACATGGTCAGGCATTTTCAGCGCCGTCACAACAAAATTCGATAAGGACGGACGGCTTGATTTTCCTGCAATGGAAAAACACTTCAACTTTCAAATCGAGTCGGGCGTGCACGGACTCATCGTCCTTGGCTCGCTTGGTGAGAATGTGACGTTGGCACCGATTGAAAAGCAGGATGTGTTGAAAGTAGCGCTGAGTGTAAGCGGCGGAAGAGTGCCGGTACTTTCCGGTGTTGCCGAAACATCCACCGCCATGGCCTGCAACTATATCAAACAAGCACAGGCGAATGGCGCAAACGGTTTCATGGTGATGCCGGCGATGGTGTATCCGGCGGATCGACGGGAGACGCTTGAGTACTTTCGGAGTGTAGCCGCCGCAAGCGATGTGCCGATCATGCTGTACAATAATCCCGTTTCGTACAAAGTCGATCTCACGCCCGACATGTTCGCCGAACTTGCCGACGAACCGAAGTTTGTTGCCCTCAAAGAATCTTCGGATAATGTTCGGCGTATCACCGACATTGTCAACGCTGTGGGCAATCGTTATCAGATCTTCACCGGCGTGGATGATCTTGCGATGGAGAGTCTGATGTTAGGCGCGGTTGGTTGGGTGGCCGGACTCGTATGCGCATTCCCCAAAGAGACTGTCGTGTTGTACAAGTTGGTCAAAGCGGGAAGAATGGAAGAAGCTCTGAAACTCTATCGCTGGTTCATGCCGCTGCTGCATCTCGATGTTTCGACGAAGTTCGTGCAGAATATCAAGCTTGCGGAGGCGATGGCCGGCGTCGGTACTGAGTATGTTCGAGCACCGCGGATGCGACTTGAGGGTGATGAACGACGCCGTGTCGAACAGATTGTATCCACCGCGTTGAAGACGAGACCCGATCTACCCAATATCTGA
- a CDS encoding aldehyde dehydrogenase family protein gives MNIFNNLINGEWVPSPHTSKNINPSDITDIVGEYAQADVEQVNTAVAAAKAAQPGWGASTPQQRFDVLDFIGAEILARKDELGRLLSREEGKTLPEGIGEVVRAGNIFKFFAAEALRVGGEHIPSVRPGIEIDTMREPLGVVGLITPWNFPMAIPSWKVAPALAFGNAVLLKPAELAPACSWNLAEIISRSGLPKGVFNLVMGKGSAVGNTIVNHPDVAGVSFTGSVEVGRTLASNLARRLARVQLEMGGKNPLVVLDDADLTVAVNAAINGAFFSTGQRCTASSRLIVTEGIHDRFVQAMVEKMKTLKVDDALAPGTDIGPVIDGAQLMKDESYIELARREGGKLAFGGQRLKREKNGWYLAPALFTETTNSMRFNCEEAFGPLAGVIRVKNYDEALAVANDTEFGLCAGICTTSLKHSTHFKRNAQAGMVMVNLPTAGVDYHVPFGGRKGSSYGTREQGSYAKEFYTVVKTCYVAG, from the coding sequence ATGAACATCTTTAACAATCTCATTAACGGCGAGTGGGTACCATCCCCTCACACATCCAAAAACATCAATCCGTCTGACATTACCGACATTGTCGGCGAGTATGCCCAGGCTGATGTCGAGCAGGTGAACACCGCCGTTGCCGCTGCAAAGGCTGCGCAGCCAGGCTGGGGCGCGAGCACGCCACAACAACGCTTCGATGTTCTGGACTTCATCGGCGCGGAAATTCTTGCCCGCAAGGACGAATTGGGAAGATTGCTTTCCCGCGAAGAAGGCAAGACGCTACCCGAAGGCATCGGCGAAGTCGTTCGGGCGGGCAACATTTTCAAATTCTTCGCTGCAGAAGCGTTGCGTGTCGGCGGTGAGCACATCCCGTCTGTTCGTCCCGGCATCGAAATCGACACGATGCGCGAGCCGCTCGGAGTCGTCGGGTTGATCACGCCGTGGAATTTTCCGATGGCGATTCCGTCATGGAAAGTTGCTCCGGCATTGGCGTTCGGCAATGCCGTGTTGTTGAAACCGGCCGAGCTTGCGCCGGCGTGTTCATGGAATCTTGCCGAAATCATCTCACGTTCCGGACTTCCCAAGGGCGTGTTCAATTTAGTAATGGGAAAAGGAAGCGCCGTCGGCAACACCATTGTCAACCATCCCGACGTTGCCGGTGTGAGCTTTACCGGATCTGTTGAAGTCGGCAGAACGTTGGCGTCGAATCTCGCACGACGCCTTGCGCGTGTTCAGCTTGAAATGGGTGGAAAGAACCCGCTGGTTGTGCTGGATGACGCCGACCTGACTGTTGCGGTGAATGCGGCGATCAACGGCGCGTTCTTCTCTACCGGACAGCGCTGCACAGCATCAAGCCGGTTGATAGTAACGGAAGGAATTCACGATCGTTTCGTTCAGGCGATGGTGGAGAAAATGAAAACCTTGAAAGTTGATGACGCCCTTGCTCCGGGTACAGATATCGGCCCGGTGATCGATGGCGCACAGCTCATGAAAGACGAGAGCTATATCGAGTTGGCGAGAAGAGAAGGAGGGAAGCTTGCTTTCGGCGGGCAACGCCTGAAGCGCGAGAAAAACGGCTGGTATCTCGCGCCAGCACTCTTCACAGAAACAACAAACTCGATGCGTTTCAACTGTGAAGAAGCTTTCGGGCCGCTGGCGGGAGTGATTCGCGTGAAGAATTACGATGAAGCACTCGCCGTTGCCAACGATACCGAGTTCGGGCTTTGTGCTGGTATCTGCACAACGTCGCTCAAGCACTCCACGCATTTCAAGCGCAACGCGCAAGCCGGTATGGTGATGGTGAACCTGCCGACCGCCGGCGTTGATTACCACGTTCCCTTCGGCGGACGGAAAGGTTCGAGCTACGGGACACGCGAGCAAGGGTCTTATGCGAAGGAGTTCTACACTGTAGTGAAGACGTGTTATGTGGCGGGGTGA
- the tnpA gene encoding IS200/IS605 family transposase, whose amino-acid sequence MGQVYYKLFYHAIWRTKYNQSAITPAIEAVLVPFMENKAKRFGCHLHGIGGTEDHIHIAIEIPPAESVSDIIGKLKGSSSYFLNKELQITKDFYWQDGFGVLSFAERDLPKVLDYIQRQKEHHASHKLNAPMERVDGEEADSRVCAHKSS is encoded by the coding sequence ATGGGACAGGTCTATTACAAACTGTTTTATCATGCCATTTGGCGAACGAAGTACAATCAGTCGGCCATCACTCCGGCGATTGAAGCCGTTCTGGTTCCATTCATGGAGAACAAAGCAAAGCGGTTCGGTTGCCATTTGCATGGTATCGGCGGGACGGAAGACCACATTCACATTGCTATTGAAATTCCTCCCGCTGAATCGGTGAGTGATATTATCGGCAAACTCAAAGGCAGCAGTTCCTATTTTCTGAACAAGGAGTTGCAGATCACAAAGGATTTCTACTGGCAGGACGGGTTCGGCGTTCTTTCGTTTGCCGAGCGGGATTTGCCCAAGGTTCTTGATTATATACAGCGTCAAAAAGAACATCACGCGTCACACAAGCTGAACGCACCGATGGAGCGGGTGGATGGGGAGGAGGCTGATTCACGGGTCTGTGCACACAAATCGTCCTGA
- a CDS encoding 4-hydroxyproline epimerase — protein MPTHTFFCIDAHTCGNPVRVVAGGGPQLNGANMSERRQDFLRRYDWIRTGLMFEPRGHDMMSGSILYPPTREDTDIGILFIETSGCLPMCGHGTIGTVTVMIEHGLVSPKTPGKLRLEVPAGIVEAYYEMEGRKVKSVRIVNVPAFLHSTNLEVECPDLGMLKVDVSYGGNFYAIVNPQENFKGLELIAASDVLRWSPVVRRRINEKYTFVHPDNPTIKGCSHVMWTGKPKHPEATARNAVFYGEKAIDRSPCGTGTSARVAQWAAKGKLKEGDVFVHESIIGSLFKARIEGRAKVGEYDAVIPSIEGWAKIYGFNTISIDDEDDPFARGFQVL, from the coding sequence ATGCCTACACACACCTTCTTCTGCATCGACGCCCACACCTGCGGTAACCCGGTCCGGGTTGTAGCCGGTGGCGGGCCGCAACTCAACGGCGCCAACATGAGCGAACGGCGGCAGGATTTTCTCCGCCGTTACGACTGGATTCGTACAGGATTGATGTTCGAGCCCCGCGGGCACGACATGATGAGCGGCAGCATTCTCTATCCGCCAACGCGGGAGGATACAGACATCGGCATTCTCTTCATCGAAACCAGCGGTTGCCTGCCGATGTGCGGGCATGGAACAATCGGTACAGTAACGGTGATGATTGAACACGGACTCGTTTCGCCAAAGACTCCGGGCAAATTGCGACTCGAAGTCCCGGCGGGAATAGTCGAGGCGTATTATGAAATGGAAGGAAGGAAAGTGAAGAGCGTACGTATTGTGAACGTCCCGGCGTTCCTTCATTCCACCAATCTCGAAGTGGAATGTCCCGACCTCGGCATGCTGAAGGTTGATGTCTCATACGGCGGCAATTTCTACGCGATTGTTAACCCGCAGGAAAATTTCAAGGGACTTGAACTCATTGCCGCTTCTGATGTATTGCGCTGGAGTCCCGTCGTCCGACGACGCATCAACGAAAAATACACGTTTGTCCATCCCGACAATCCGACCATCAAAGGATGCAGTCACGTGATGTGGACGGGTAAGCCGAAGCATCCGGAAGCCACGGCCCGTAACGCGGTCTTCTATGGTGAGAAAGCTATTGACCGCTCGCCATGCGGAACGGGGACTTCGGCGCGTGTGGCGCAATGGGCTGCGAAAGGCAAGCTGAAAGAAGGCGACGTGTTTGTGCACGAGAGCATCATCGGCAGTCTCTTCAAAGCCCGCATCGAAGGGCGGGCGAAGGTCGGCGAGTACGATGCGGTGATTCCGAGTATCGAGGGCTGGGCGAAGATTTACGGCTTCAATACGATTTCGATTGATGATGAGGATGATCCGTTCGCGCGTGGGTTCCAGGTATTGTAG